Proteins encoded in a region of the Phoenix dactylifera cultivar Barhee BC4 chromosome 3, palm_55x_up_171113_PBpolish2nd_filt_p, whole genome shotgun sequence genome:
- the LOC103720715 gene encoding zerumbone synthase isoform X2 gives MSTSAGSVPPLSPRRLEGKVALVTGGAMGIGESIVRLFREHGAKICVVDIQDNLGQQLCKSLGGDPYVVFFHCDVTIEDDVHRAVDFTVRKYGTIDILVNNAGITGSKVVDIRNVDLKEFKKVFDVNVNGVFLGMKHASRVMIPKSKGSIISLASVASVIGGMGPHGYTGSKHAVLGLTRNVAAELGRHGIRVNCVSPYATPTSLSMPHLPENERREAALKGFLSFAGSHANLKGAELMVDDVAQAVLYLASDEAKYISGLNLMVDGGFTCVNHSLQPFD, from the exons actgGAAGGGAAGGTAGCTCTTGTAACCGGTGGAGCTATGGGTATCGGTGAAAGCATTGTCAGGCTCTTCAGGGAGCATGGTGCAAAGATTTGTGTTGTTGATATCCAAGACAACCTTGGCCAGCAACTCTGCAAGTCACTTGGTGGTGATCCGTATGTTGTCTTCTTCCACTGCGATGTTACCATCGAAGATGATGTTCACCGTGCTGTTGACTTCACAGTTCGTAAGTATGGTACCATCGATATCTTGGTCAATAATGCTGGTATCACTGGCAGCAAGGTGGTGGATATCCGCAATGTTGACCTTAAAGAATTCAAGAAGGTGTTTGATGTGAACGTGAATGGTGTGTTTCTTGGGATGAAGCATGCAAGCCGTGTCATGATTCCCAAAAGCAAGGGCTCCATTATTTCGCTGGCCAGTGTAGCAAGTGTAATTGGAGGGATGGGTCCGCATGGATACACAGGATCCAAGCATGCTGTGCTGGGGCTCACTAGAAATGTGGCAGCAGAACTGGGGAGGCATGGGATACGTGTGAATTGTGTCTCACCATATGCGACCCCCACAAGCCTCTCTATGCCTCATTTGCCTGAGAATGAAAGGCGGGAGGCTGCACTGAAGGGGTTTCTGTCCTTTGCTGGTAGCCATGCCAACTTGAAAGGCGCAGAACTGATGGTAGATGATGTAGCACAGGCTGTGCTCTACTTGGCAAGCGACGAAGCCAAGTACATCAGTGGACTCAATCTAATG GTTGATGGGGGGTTTACTTGTGTGAATCACTCACTTCAACCATTTGATTGA
- the LOC103720715 gene encoding zerumbone synthase isoform X1, producing the protein MSTSAGSVPPLSPRRLEGKVALVTGGAMGIGESIVRLFREHGAKICVVDIQDNLGQQLCKSLGGDPYVVFFHCDVTIEDDVHRAVDFTVRKYGTIDILVNNAGITGSKVVDIRNVDLKEFKKVFDVNVNGVFLGMKHASRVMIPKSKGSIISLASVASVIGGMGPHGYTGSKHAVLGLTRNVAAELGRHGIRVNCVSPYATPTSLSMPHLPENERREAALKGFLSFAGSHANLKGAELMVDDVAQAVLYLASDEAKYISGLNLMVDGGFTCVNHSLQPFD; encoded by the coding sequence actgGAAGGGAAGGTAGCTCTTGTAACCGGTGGAGCTATGGGTATCGGTGAAAGCATTGTCAGGCTCTTCAGGGAGCATGGTGCAAAGATTTGTGTTGTTGATATCCAAGACAACCTTGGCCAGCAACTCTGCAAGTCACTTGGTGGTGATCCGTATGTTGTCTTCTTCCACTGCGATGTTACCATCGAAGATGATGTTCACCGTGCTGTTGACTTCACAGTTCGTAAGTATGGTACCATCGATATCTTGGTCAATAATGCTGGTATCACTGGCAGCAAGGTGGTGGATATCCGCAATGTTGACCTTAAAGAATTCAAGAAGGTGTTTGATGTGAACGTGAATGGTGTGTTTCTTGGGATGAAGCATGCAAGCCGTGTCATGATTCCCAAAAGCAAGGGCTCCATTATTTCGCTGGCCAGTGTAGCAAGTGTAATTGGAGGGATGGGTCCGCATGGATACACAGGATCCAAGCATGCTGTGCTGGGGCTCACTAGAAATGTGGCAGCAGAACTGGGGAGGCATGGGATACGTGTGAATTGTGTCTCACCATATGCGACCCCCACAAGCCTCTCTATGCCTCATTTGCCTGAGAATGAAAGGCGGGAGGCTGCACTGAAGGGGTTTCTGTCCTTTGCTGGTAGCCATGCCAACTTGAAAGGCGCAGAACTGATGGTAGATGATGTAGCACAGGCTGTGCTCTACTTGGCAAGCGACGAAGCCAAGTACATCAGTGGACTCAATCTAATGGTTGATGGGGGGTTTACTTGTGTGAATCACTCACTTCAACCAtttgattga